One genomic segment of Epinephelus fuscoguttatus linkage group LG19, E.fuscoguttatus.final_Chr_v1 includes these proteins:
- the LOC125880102 gene encoding LOW QUALITY PROTEIN: nuclear GTPase SLIP-GC-like (The sequence of the model RefSeq protein was modified relative to this genomic sequence to represent the inferred CDS: substituted 1 base at 1 genomic stop codon): MEKGKRKLDLQGESSNWQSPTRRQRCEPVSYSEETILSEVKKIMYDVQDKLPDQDNKLHQFLKKKIKDLEIDKRELIGVFGKTGAGKSTLINAVIGERKLLPSGSVSACTSFMIKVEANMQKQYEAEIEFITKEEWNDELWSLLNFLRDDADQEDDQEDDEDYCDTVDKLSALYGEEWKDKSPENLMENKYFKEVPEFLQSKKKLLTCKSAEELSAKLVKYTRSESNYGEGQEVKRWYWPLVKCVTVRVPNNDLLQHVTLVDLPGNGDRNKSRDKMWKGVVGSCSTVWIVTXINRAAAEREAWDILKSTCSFIGNGGECQCIHFICTKSDVTGVCDDRSAGAVRALIFQNNIQAKETVNKEFRKLKEFKKHFSDVFFRVFTVSSKEFRQQQHLTPEETEIPRLQEFLQELNDCHSETLNYVSGAHGILSLIQGARSRAGADRNTDVCRELEEKMEQELEKVRQPMEKTYDTFERCLTEGVEKSKSSWERLLKSVLKPRMKGSAFHRILKCVVQNGGTHKPKDKKLINLNMTLTSCLTDSIDEEFKKTFPNEAKCGPFNRIINSFSLETERLIRERQEYKDVELQLIFLKTEEEKMKTKFKKIIREQKKNIYKSLMETIEDYMKECYEKAAEIRGGGSLKNMRSTIENHVRDSKDIMFQRAKDVMLEHLEHLMVLILGELKNTMQESIELSLNADGDSIPDVSVELQMVKNHYDELMKSPN, encoded by the exons AAGAAACTATACTGTCTgaagtgaaaaaaatcatgtatgATGTCCAAGACAAACTACCAGACCAAGACAACAAGCTCCATCAGTTCCTCAA GAAGAAAATTAAGGATTTGGAGATCGACAAGAGGGAGCTGATCGGTGTCTTTGGTAAAACCGGGGCTGGAAAGAGCACTCTCATAAATGCCGTCATTGGAGAGAGGAAGCTCTTGCCTTCTGGGAGTGTCAGTGCATGTACCTCATTCATGATTAAAGTGGAGGCTAACATGCAGAAACAATATGAGGCAGAAATTGAGTTCATTACAAAAGAG gagtGGAACGATGAGTTGTGGTCCTTGTTAAATTTCCTTAGGGATGATGCAGATCAGGAAGATGATcaggaagatgatgaggattACTGTGACACTGTTGACAAGCTGTCAGCGCTGTATGGAGAAGAATGGAAAGACAAATCCCCTGAAAACCTTATGGAAAACAAGTATTTCAAAGAAGTTCCAGAATTTCTCCAATCAAAGAAAAAGCTTTTGACATGTAAATCA GCTGAAGAGCTATCTGCAAAATTAGTCAAATACACAAGAAGTGAATCAAACTATGGAGAAGGACAAGAAGTAAAGAGGTGGTATTGGCCCCTGGTgaagtgtgtgactgtgagggTGCCTAACAATGATCTTCTCCAGCATGTCACACTTGTGGATCTTCCTGGAAATGGGGACCGCAACAAGAGCAGAGACAAGATGTGGAAAGGG GTTGTTGGAAGTTGCTCTACTGTGTGGATTGTGACTTAAATTAAtcgagcagcagcagagcgTGAAGCCTGGGACATCCTGAAAAGTACCTGTAGCTTCATCGGAAATGGTGGCGAGTGTCAGTGCATCCACTTTATCTGCACCAAGTCTGATGTTACTGGAGTTTGTGATGATCG TTCAGCAGGTGCTGTTCGTGCTCTCATATTTCAAAACAACATACAAGCCAAGGAAACAGTGAACAAAGAGTTCAGAAAACTCAAGGAGTTTAAG aaacatttcagTGATGTATTTTTCAGAGTCTTCACAGTGAGCTCCAAAGAGTTTCGTCAGCAACAACATCTGACGCCAGAGGAAACTG aaataCCCAGACTTCAGGAATTCCTGCAAGAGCTCAATGACTGTCACTCAGAGACATTAAACTATGTGTCTGGAGCTCATGGGATCCTCTCTCTGATTCAAGGGGCCAGAAGTAGAGCAGGG gctgacagaaacacagatgtgTGCAGAGAGctggaagaaaagatggagCAGGAACTTGAAAAAGTCAGACAGCCCATGGAGAAGACTTATGACACCTTTGAAAGATGCCTCACTGAGGGGGTTGAAAAATCCAAAAGTTCCTGGGAAAGGCTCTTAAAGTCGGTCCTAAAGCCT agaATGAAGGGCAGCGCTTTTCACAGGATACTTAAGTGTGTAGTTCAGAATGGCGGCACTCACAAACCAAAGGACAAAAAACTAATAAACCTCAATATGACGCTAACTTCATGCCTGACTGACAGCATTGATGAGGAATTCAAGAAAACCTTCCC AAATGAAGCAAAATGTGGACCATTCAACAGGATCATCAACTCGTTTTCACTTGAAACAGAGAGGCTGATAAGAGAGAGGCAAGAGTACAAAGATGTCGAACTGCAACTGATATTTCTCAAGACAGAG GAagaaaaaatgaagacaaaattcaaaaaaatcatccgggagcaaaaaaaaaacatctacaaGAGTCTGATGGAGACAATTGAGGACTACATGAAAGAATGCTATGAAA aagCAGCAGAAATTAGAGGAGGAGGCTCACTGAAAAACATGAGGAGCACTATTGAGAACCATGTACGAGATTCAAAGGACATCATGTTTCAGAGGGCGAAAGATGTTATGTTGGAGCATCTGGAACACTTGATG GTGCTGATCCTGGGGGAACTGAAGAACACAATGCAGGAATCAATCGAGCTGTCACTCAATGCAGATGGTGACTCAATCCCAG ACGTTTCAGTGGAGCTCCAGATGGTGAAGAACCACtatgatgaactgatgaaaaGCCCAAATTAA